The following coding sequences are from one Maniola hyperantus chromosome 7, iAphHyp1.2, whole genome shotgun sequence window:
- the LOC117983893 gene encoding ELKS/Rab6-interacting/CAST family member 1-like, whose amino-acid sequence MKVIDLEIELNESSLILSEILKISDSQKLNSIKKSRSVFELQKSGKVVDRLDKCNYSRSYNDLINLPKDSSIQSNIYKLTRKVANLTKEIEVKNAKIIEQQRCISILEDALRENNNIAEFEQLLAVVRSKDERINELEQVLNKNPGAITPNNNDRRILELEEALKESFLIAAEREKVFYEEEQKRIETIQKMKKMQQRILSLQNASIMNCKTCSSVLKRLKHLKESLQICRAKRNAVLRHLSHVIHDLLEGAISEKDSQIAELEFKGVLDENETKTCDALKSEKDKLLNRLKVENEQIVEFERGSSEPAPQDREGSVPVLTLADDLIAACDENVIFWEEDIPATIL is encoded by the exons ATGAAAGTTATAGATTTAGAGATAGAGCTTAACGAGTCTTCGCTTATACTATCTGAAATCCTCAAAATATCAGACAGCCAAAAACTTAATAGCATAAAGAAAAGTAGAAGTGTTTTCGAACTTCAAAAGAGTGGTAAGGTAGTGGATAGGCTTGACAAATGCAACTACAGCAGAAGTTACAACGATTTGATCAACTTACCCAAAGATAGCAGCATCCAATCGAATATATATAAATTGACAAGGAAAGTAGCAAACCTCACAAAAGAGATTGAagtaaaaaatgctaaaattatagaACAACAAAGATGTATATCAATTTTAGAAGATGCTTtaagagaaaataataatatagcagAGTTTGAACAACTCCTAGCGGTAGTAAGAAGTAAAGATGAGAGGATAAACGAGTTAGAGCAAGTGTTGAACAAAAATCCTGGTGCTATCACTCCTAACAATAATGATAGAAGAATATTGGAATTAGAAGAAGCTCTGAAGGAATCGTTTTTAATAGCAGCTGAAAGAGAGAAAGTTTTTTATGAAGAGGAACAGAAGAGAATTGAAACAATACAAAAG ATGAAAAAAATGCAGCAACGCATACTATCGCTGCAGAATGCATCGATAATGAACTGCAAGACTTGTTCGTCTGTGTTGAAAAGATTGAAGCATCTGAAGGAGTCCCTGCAGATTTGTCGGGCGAAACGAAACGCAGTACTGCGGCACCTTTCGCATGTTAT ACACGACCTCCTAGAAGGAGCGATCAGTGAGAAAGACTCGCAGATAGCCGAGCTAGAGTTTAAAGGAGTCCTGGACGAGAACGAGACAAAGACATGTGACGCGCTCAAAAGCGAAAAGGACAAACTGCTCAATAGACTTAAGGTGGAG AATGAACAAATAGTGGAGTTTGAACGTGGTTCCAGCGAGCCAGCGCCCCAGGACCGAGAAGGTTCTGTACCTGTGCTAACGCTAGCCGACGACCTTATTGCCGCCTGCGACGAAAATGTAATTTTCTGG GAAGAGGACATCCCGGCAACCATTCTGTGA
- the brp gene encoding trichohyalin isoform X2, whose protein sequence is MHSIKTFWSPELKKERALRKEESAKYSLINDQLKLLNQENQKQAMLVRQLEEELRLRLRQPAPELQQQLEALYSENEHLQREIAILRDTIKELELRIETQKQTLQARDESIKKLLEMLQNKGMGKEEERQMFQQMQAMAQKQLDEFRLEIQRRDQEILAMAAKMKALEEQHQDYQRHIAVLKESLCAKEEHYSMLQTDVEELKARLDEKSRMVEKKTAAALAAAHELAELRDHSEIKDRKINVLQRKIENLEDLLKEKDNQVDMARARLNAMQAHHCSSEGALSSLEEVIGDKEKQIQQLREQRDRAEHEKNEERELHEREIADYKMKLHALESEVEKLGARLERAQAEKDRLEAKLESSQSELGKSKAELDKAASEVGRSGADWEAAKQRLARLELENERLKHELERSQTTFGRSTLTTSQELDRVQEKADKTSTELRRTLAELRVTQADAERARSEASALQDKLEKSQGEVYRLKAKLENAQTEQDSLKEEYDRVQSTISRLHSERDKAIAELDKAREELERTQATLGKAQLQQDKLQASLDSAHSEIDKLQEKLDKSATEVRKLQVDREKSAYDFESLQSQLDKALGQAARLQKERDTAQLDADRFRDKHDKAQALVARVQKERDTALAEAASCRERAEAAAAAANRAARDRDSAATELDVLRERWEKAHQQHQKLTMERDDALTELEILKEKLDKALYSTQKTIEEKETAHKEYEKMLEKYDRSQNEIYRLQNKIDILEADKDRLELELEKNIHLATKSREDQRKLQDELDRLQEMYDRASLQLGRTKEQEEKAKEDMDRLCVDIEMIRERYEKSQIELRRLQAEKEKLIADNERQQFEYDRAMTQCGKAQASNEKTQEEMARVQVELEKMYDKHDKASAELRRVQAELDKVKSDASGAREEAERYAARYGKYHDTKEEHERTKLEVERLRTRLEKTTLELERARKAEEEATRLRSELERVEGLRGKYQFEQDKWSTEINRLQAELDKHRERYEASQAEIQRLQSEKEQAETKFHELNIQLELSKTELTKLNAAMEKQRADLERAHIECEKFRDRCEKLKLRSDQLDKDNERLKGELQQIERMKLQAVAGDKARTEDRLEIERLRDKLEKAIQARDATEMEAGRLAKELEKFQVHLAKYQETNETTRVEYDRMTNELGRMHERLERTILEMRQVEQERDALRAEIQNMRRNVEQQQRTLDHRTQDTLVKLQQELAQSVRDREKMASILEQRDKQADAIEKQIVKLEADTKQLTIERDQLVAQLEKSQDMLVNFQRELNASETELQKQREEVRRLKEEQRKIAQDSERGAKSVIENRDREIAKLQQQMQSVTKEKDALRQRAEKAEKDAQKAGEIEKWRMAVESEKTKAIAAEKALSECQQRLQSLEKQYHAQQQQLQQLQARGPSDVREVQKQLEAAQAEARSLAVERERCQSQLEMLVQELEKSQLDLREANKKLQQVGSQNAKAGEDTAQARKHLQEEFKKLEDARKQFEENRRMVENKRKDIEEKEKSLMELDRQLKKRKEQMDQMEASLRKAGGSAAAVTDLNRKLGDTQKEADQLKQQLKTSEEESKRLAAETERLLQLVQMSQEEQAQKEKQIMDLQQSIRNLQAKLKSQQQAQAQREEAGPAGFLKSFF, encoded by the exons ACACGATAAAG gAATTGGAACTAAGGATTGAAACACAGAAACAAACGTTACAGGCAAGAGATGAAAGCATCAAGAAATTACTGGAAATGCTACAAAATAAAGGAATGG gtaaagaagaagaaagacaaATGTTCCAGCAAATGCAAGCGATGGCACAAAAACAG TTGGATGAGTTTCGTCTGGAGATTCAGAGACGAGACCAGGAGATCCTGGCGATGGCAGCGAAGATGAAGGCGCTAGAGGAGCAGCATCAAGACTACCAGCGACACATAGCCGTCCTGAAAGAATCGCTTTGCGCCAAGGAAGAACATTATAGCATGCTTCAGACTGAT GTGGAAGAACTGAAAGCTCGTCTGGATGAGAAGAGCAGAATGGTGGAAAAGAAGACTGCGGCTGCCCTGGCGGCCGCCCACGAGCTCGCGGAGCTTAGGGATCACTCAGAGATCAAGGATCGGAAGATCAACGTGCTGCAAAGGAAG ATTGAAAACCTCGAAGACCTCCTAAAAGAGAAAGATAATCAAGTCGATATGGCAAGAGCCAGACTTAATGCAATGCAAGCGCACCATTGTTCCTCTGAAGGTGCACTTTCCTCCCTAGAAGAAGTCATTGGTGACAAAGAAAAGCAAATACAACAACTCAGAGAGCAAAGAGATAGAGCTGAACATGAGAAAAATGAAGAAAGAGAGCTCCATGAAAGAGAAATAGCAGATTATAAAATGAAACTCCATGCCCTTGAAAGTGAAGTGGAAAAGCTTGGTGCCAGATTAGAAAGAGCTCAAGCGGAGAAAGATAGACTCGAAGCTAAATTAGAAAGTTCACAATCTGAGTTAGGAAAATCAAAGGCTGAGCTAGACAAAGCTGCAAGTGAAGTCGGTAGGTCAGGTGCTGATTGGGAAGCGGCGAAACAACGGTTAGCCAGACTTGAACTTGAGAACGAGCGGTTAAAGCACGAACTAGAAAGATCACAGACAACGTTTGGTAGAAGTACGCTAACCACGTCTCAAGAGTTAGATCGTGTTCAAGAGAAAGCTGATAAGACTTCCACGGAGTTGAGGAGAACGTTAGCTGAATTAAGGGTAACTCAAGCGGATGCTGAAAGGGCCAGGTCTGAAGCCAGTGCACTTCAAGACAAGTTGGAAAAGTCACAGGGCGAAGTCTACCGTCTCAAAGCGAAACTTGAAAATGCACAAACTGAACAAGATAGTCTCAAGGAAGAATACGATCG CGTACAATCCACCATAAGTCGTCTGCATTCCGAACGTGACAAGGCAATAGCGGAACTGGATAAGGCTCGAGAGGAACTGGAGAGGACACAGGCCACGCTGGGCAAAGCACAACTACAGCAAGACAAACTCCAAGCCTCCCTGGATTCCGCGCACTCAGAGATTGATAAGCTACAAGAGAAGCTGGATAAATCTGCTACTGAAGTTAGAAAG TTGCAAGTAGATCGAGAGAAATCAGCCTACGACTTCGAGTCTCTACAGTCACAGCTGGACAAAGCCCTCGGGCAAGCGGCCAGGCTGCAGAAGGAGAGAGACACTGCCCAACTTGATGCAGATCGGTTTAGAGACAAGCACGATAAGGCGCAG GCGCTCGTAGCCCGTGTGCAGAAAGAGAGGGATACAGCACTAGCGGAAGCCGCCAGCTGTCGCGAACGTGCTGAAGCGGCAGCTGCCGCAGCTAACAGGGCAGCAAGAGACAGGGATAGTGCAGCCACTGAGCTGGACGTGCTCAGGGAGAGGTGGGAGAAGGCGCACCAACAACATCAGAAATTGACG ATGGAGAGAGATGATGCCCTCACAGAGTTGGAGATATTGAAAGAGAAGCTAGATAAAGCTCTATACTCAACACAAAAGACTATCGAAGAAAAAGAGACAGCGCACAAAGAATACGAAAAAATGCTTGAAAAGtatgatag ATCACAAAATGAAATCTACCgcctacaaaacaaaatagaCATACTCGAAGCAGACAAAGACCGCCTTGAGCTGGAACTAGAGAAAAATATTCATCTGGCAACGAAATCTAGAGAGGATCAAAGAAAACTACAAGACGAACTTGATAGGTTACAGGAAATGTACGATAGGGCATCTTTACAACTAGGCAGAACTAAAGAACAGGAAGAAAAAGCTAAGGAAGATATGGATAGATTATGCGTTGATATTGAAATGATTCGAGAACGTTATGAGAAGAGTCAGATTGAACTACGAAGATTACAAGCAGAAAAAGAAAAGTTGATTGCTGATAACGAACGTCAGCAATTTGAATATGATCGAGCGATGACGCAATGTGGTAAAGCACAAGCTTCGAATGAGAAAACTCAAGAAGAAATGGCAAGGGTACAAGTAGAACTCGAGAAAATGTATGACAAGCATGATAAAGCATCTGCTGAGCTGAGAAGAGTCCAAGCAGAGTTAGATAAAGTAAAATCAGACGCAAGTGGAGCGAGGGAAGAAGCAGAACGATATGCGGCACGTTATGGAAAGTATCACGATACTAAAGAGGAACATGAAAGAACTAAGTTGGAGGTGGAACGACTTCGCACACGGCTAGAGAAGACAACTCTAGAGCTGGAGCGAGCGCGGAAAGCCGAGGAGGAAGCAACCCGTCTGCGCTCGGAGCTTGAACGCGTCGAAGGCCTCCGAGGTAAATACCAATTCGAACAGGATAAATGGAGTACAGAAATAAATCGACTACAGGCTGAGCTAGATAAACATCGCGAGCGCTACGAGGCTTCGCAAGCAGAAATCCAACGTCTTCAAAGTGAAAAGGAGCAAGCAGAAACTAAATTCCATGAACTTAATATACAACTTGAACTTTCTAAGACTGAACTTACTAAGCTTAATGCGGCAATGGAGAAGCAACGGGCGGATCTTGAAAGAGCTCATATTGAGTGCGAGAAGTTTAGGGATCGGTGTGAGAAACTTAAGTTGCGTTCAGATCAGCTGGATAAAGATAACGAAAGGCTTAAGGGTGAACTACAACAGATCGAAAGGATGAAACTACAAGCTGTTGCTGGTGATAAAGCGAGGACAGAAGACAGACTTGAAATTGAACGTCTTCGTGATAAATTGGAAAAAGCTATTCAAGCCAGAGACGCGACTGAAATGGAAGCTGGTCGTCTAGCAAAAGAACTTGAAAAGTTCCAGGTGCATCTCGCTAAATACCAAGAAACGAATGAGACTACGCGAGTAGAGTATGACAGAATGACTAACGAATTGGGAAGAATGCACGAACGACTCGAGAGAACTATTTTAGAAATGCGTCAAGTAGAACAGGAAAGAGATGCGTTAAGAGCTGAAATACAGAACATGAGACGTAATGTGGAACAGCAACAGCGAACACTGGACCATAGAACCCAGGATACATTAGTAAAATTACAACAAGAATTAGCTCAATCGGTGCGAGATCGAGAAAAAATGGCATCTATACTAGAGCAAAGAGATAAGCAAGCAGATGCTATAGAAAAGCAGATAGTGAAACTAGAGGCAGACACAAAGCAGTTAACTATTGAACGTGATCAATTGGTAGCACAATTAGAAAAGTCACAGGATATGCTTGTTAACTTCCAAAGAGAACTAAATGCATCAGAGACTGAACTTCAGAAGCAACGGGAAGAAGTGCGTAGGTTGAAAGAGGAACAAAGAAAGATAGCGCAGGACTCGGAGCGTGGTGCTAAATCAGTTATCGAGAATAGAGATAGAGAAATTGCGAAACTTCAACAACAAATGCAATCTGTTACTAAAGAGAAAGATGCTCTACGACAAAGGGCAGAAAAAGCCGAGAAAGATGCTCAGAAAGCTGGAGAAATTGAAAAGTGGAGAATGGCTGTTGAATCAGAAAAGACAAAAGCGATTGCAGCGGAGAAAGCGTTATCAGAATGCCAGCAACGTTTACAATCTTTGGAAAAACAATACCACGCGCAACAACAGCAATTGCAGCAGCTTCAAGCGCGCGGACCGTCCGACGTGCGCGAGGTTCAGAAGCAGCTTGAAGCGGCGCAAGCGGAGGCGCGGTCGCTCGCTGTGGAAAGGGAGCGTTGCCAGTCGCAGCTCGAGATGCTCGTTCAGGAATTGGAGAAGAGCCAG CTCGATCTCCGAGAAGCGAACAAGAAACTCCAACAAGTTGGCAGCCAGAACGCCAAAGCTGGGGAAGATACCGCTCAAGCTAGAAAACACCTGCAAGAAGAATTCAAGAAACTAGAAGACGCGAGAAAACAGTTTGAAGAGAATAGAAGAATGGTTGAAAATAAGCGAAAAGACATAGAAGAAAAGGAGAAATCGCTGATGGAGTTAGACCGACAGTTAAAGAAACGAAAAGAGCAAATGGACCAAATGGAAGCATCTTTGAGGAAG GCTGGTGGCAGTGCAGCGGCGGTTACCGACCTGAACCGAAAGCTGGGGGATACGCAGAAGGAGGCTGACCAGCTGAAGCAGCAGCTGAAGACTAGTGAGGAGGAGTCCAAACGACTCGCGGCTGAAACCGAGCGGCTGTTGCAACTCGTGCAGATGTCACAAGAGGAACAGGCGCAGAAAGAGAAACAGATCATGGATTTGCAACA GTCTATACGGAACCTCCAAGCCAAACTCAAAAGTCAGCAACAAGCACAAGCACAAAGAGAAGAG GCCGGTCCCGCAGGCTTCCTCAAAAGCTTTTTCTAA
- the brp gene encoding trichohyalin isoform X1 — protein MHSIKTFWSPELKKERALRKEESAKYSLINDQLKLLNQENQKQAMLVRQLEEELRLRLRQPAPELQQQLEALYSENEHLQREIAILRDTIKELELRIETQKQTLQARDESIKKLLEMLQNKGMGKEEERQMFQQMQAMAQKQELKATADTLRALQAQLERALAAAGLPGGSAGATLTAVLETKEARIATLERQVALLESELAALGSPPPPSLAPSHASLYDRADPPFKRQLDEFRLEIQRRDQEILAMAAKMKALEEQHQDYQRHIAVLKESLCAKEEHYSMLQTDVEELKARLDEKSRMVEKKTAAALAAAHELAELRDHSEIKDRKINVLQRKIENLEDLLKEKDNQVDMARARLNAMQAHHCSSEGALSSLEEVIGDKEKQIQQLREQRDRAEHEKNEERELHEREIADYKMKLHALESEVEKLGARLERAQAEKDRLEAKLESSQSELGKSKAELDKAASEVGRSGADWEAAKQRLARLELENERLKHELERSQTTFGRSTLTTSQELDRVQEKADKTSTELRRTLAELRVTQADAERARSEASALQDKLEKSQGEVYRLKAKLENAQTEQDSLKEEYDRVQSTISRLHSERDKAIAELDKAREELERTQATLGKAQLQQDKLQASLDSAHSEIDKLQEKLDKSATEVRKLQVDREKSAYDFESLQSQLDKALGQAARLQKERDTAQLDADRFRDKHDKAQALVARVQKERDTALAEAASCRERAEAAAAAANRAARDRDSAATELDVLRERWEKAHQQHQKLTMERDDALTELEILKEKLDKALYSTQKTIEEKETAHKEYEKMLEKYDRSQNEIYRLQNKIDILEADKDRLELELEKNIHLATKSREDQRKLQDELDRLQEMYDRASLQLGRTKEQEEKAKEDMDRLCVDIEMIRERYEKSQIELRRLQAEKEKLIADNERQQFEYDRAMTQCGKAQASNEKTQEEMARVQVELEKMYDKHDKASAELRRVQAELDKVKSDASGAREEAERYAARYGKYHDTKEEHERTKLEVERLRTRLEKTTLELERARKAEEEATRLRSELERVEGLRGKYQFEQDKWSTEINRLQAELDKHRERYEASQAEIQRLQSEKEQAETKFHELNIQLELSKTELTKLNAAMEKQRADLERAHIECEKFRDRCEKLKLRSDQLDKDNERLKGELQQIERMKLQAVAGDKARTEDRLEIERLRDKLEKAIQARDATEMEAGRLAKELEKFQVHLAKYQETNETTRVEYDRMTNELGRMHERLERTILEMRQVEQERDALRAEIQNMRRNVEQQQRTLDHRTQDTLVKLQQELAQSVRDREKMASILEQRDKQADAIEKQIVKLEADTKQLTIERDQLVAQLEKSQDMLVNFQRELNASETELQKQREEVRRLKEEQRKIAQDSERGAKSVIENRDREIAKLQQQMQSVTKEKDALRQRAEKAEKDAQKAGEIEKWRMAVESEKTKAIAAEKALSECQQRLQSLEKQYHAQQQQLQQLQARGPSDVREVQKQLEAAQAEARSLAVERERCQSQLEMLVQELEKSQLDLREANKKLQQVGSQNAKAGEDTAQARKHLQEEFKKLEDARKQFEENRRMVENKRKDIEEKEKSLMELDRQLKKRKEQMDQMEASLRKAGGSAAAVTDLNRKLGDTQKEADQLKQQLKTSEEESKRLAAETERLLQLVQMSQEEQAQKEKQIMDLQQSIRNLQAKLKSQQQAQAQREEAGPAGFLKSFF, from the exons ACACGATAAAG gAATTGGAACTAAGGATTGAAACACAGAAACAAACGTTACAGGCAAGAGATGAAAGCATCAAGAAATTACTGGAAATGCTACAAAATAAAGGAATGG gtaaagaagaagaaagacaaATGTTCCAGCAAATGCAAGCGATGGCACAAAAACAG GAGCTCAAGGCGACGGCGGACACGCTGCGCGCGCTGCAGGCGCAGCTGGAGCGCGCGCTGGCGGCGGCGGGGCTGCCGGGCGGCTCGGCGGGCGCCACGCTCACCGCCGTGCTGGAGACCAAGGAGGCGCGCATCGCCACGCTGGAGCGGCAGGTCGCGCTGCTCGAGAGCGAGTTGGCCGCGCTCGGCTCGCCGCCGCCGCCCTCGCTCGCGCCCAGTCACGCCTCGCTATACGATAGGGCCGACCCGCCCTTCAAGCGCCAA TTGGATGAGTTTCGTCTGGAGATTCAGAGACGAGACCAGGAGATCCTGGCGATGGCAGCGAAGATGAAGGCGCTAGAGGAGCAGCATCAAGACTACCAGCGACACATAGCCGTCCTGAAAGAATCGCTTTGCGCCAAGGAAGAACATTATAGCATGCTTCAGACTGAT GTGGAAGAACTGAAAGCTCGTCTGGATGAGAAGAGCAGAATGGTGGAAAAGAAGACTGCGGCTGCCCTGGCGGCCGCCCACGAGCTCGCGGAGCTTAGGGATCACTCAGAGATCAAGGATCGGAAGATCAACGTGCTGCAAAGGAAG ATTGAAAACCTCGAAGACCTCCTAAAAGAGAAAGATAATCAAGTCGATATGGCAAGAGCCAGACTTAATGCAATGCAAGCGCACCATTGTTCCTCTGAAGGTGCACTTTCCTCCCTAGAAGAAGTCATTGGTGACAAAGAAAAGCAAATACAACAACTCAGAGAGCAAAGAGATAGAGCTGAACATGAGAAAAATGAAGAAAGAGAGCTCCATGAAAGAGAAATAGCAGATTATAAAATGAAACTCCATGCCCTTGAAAGTGAAGTGGAAAAGCTTGGTGCCAGATTAGAAAGAGCTCAAGCGGAGAAAGATAGACTCGAAGCTAAATTAGAAAGTTCACAATCTGAGTTAGGAAAATCAAAGGCTGAGCTAGACAAAGCTGCAAGTGAAGTCGGTAGGTCAGGTGCTGATTGGGAAGCGGCGAAACAACGGTTAGCCAGACTTGAACTTGAGAACGAGCGGTTAAAGCACGAACTAGAAAGATCACAGACAACGTTTGGTAGAAGTACGCTAACCACGTCTCAAGAGTTAGATCGTGTTCAAGAGAAAGCTGATAAGACTTCCACGGAGTTGAGGAGAACGTTAGCTGAATTAAGGGTAACTCAAGCGGATGCTGAAAGGGCCAGGTCTGAAGCCAGTGCACTTCAAGACAAGTTGGAAAAGTCACAGGGCGAAGTCTACCGTCTCAAAGCGAAACTTGAAAATGCACAAACTGAACAAGATAGTCTCAAGGAAGAATACGATCG CGTACAATCCACCATAAGTCGTCTGCATTCCGAACGTGACAAGGCAATAGCGGAACTGGATAAGGCTCGAGAGGAACTGGAGAGGACACAGGCCACGCTGGGCAAAGCACAACTACAGCAAGACAAACTCCAAGCCTCCCTGGATTCCGCGCACTCAGAGATTGATAAGCTACAAGAGAAGCTGGATAAATCTGCTACTGAAGTTAGAAAG TTGCAAGTAGATCGAGAGAAATCAGCCTACGACTTCGAGTCTCTACAGTCACAGCTGGACAAAGCCCTCGGGCAAGCGGCCAGGCTGCAGAAGGAGAGAGACACTGCCCAACTTGATGCAGATCGGTTTAGAGACAAGCACGATAAGGCGCAG GCGCTCGTAGCCCGTGTGCAGAAAGAGAGGGATACAGCACTAGCGGAAGCCGCCAGCTGTCGCGAACGTGCTGAAGCGGCAGCTGCCGCAGCTAACAGGGCAGCAAGAGACAGGGATAGTGCAGCCACTGAGCTGGACGTGCTCAGGGAGAGGTGGGAGAAGGCGCACCAACAACATCAGAAATTGACG ATGGAGAGAGATGATGCCCTCACAGAGTTGGAGATATTGAAAGAGAAGCTAGATAAAGCTCTATACTCAACACAAAAGACTATCGAAGAAAAAGAGACAGCGCACAAAGAATACGAAAAAATGCTTGAAAAGtatgatag ATCACAAAATGAAATCTACCgcctacaaaacaaaatagaCATACTCGAAGCAGACAAAGACCGCCTTGAGCTGGAACTAGAGAAAAATATTCATCTGGCAACGAAATCTAGAGAGGATCAAAGAAAACTACAAGACGAACTTGATAGGTTACAGGAAATGTACGATAGGGCATCTTTACAACTAGGCAGAACTAAAGAACAGGAAGAAAAAGCTAAGGAAGATATGGATAGATTATGCGTTGATATTGAAATGATTCGAGAACGTTATGAGAAGAGTCAGATTGAACTACGAAGATTACAAGCAGAAAAAGAAAAGTTGATTGCTGATAACGAACGTCAGCAATTTGAATATGATCGAGCGATGACGCAATGTGGTAAAGCACAAGCTTCGAATGAGAAAACTCAAGAAGAAATGGCAAGGGTACAAGTAGAACTCGAGAAAATGTATGACAAGCATGATAAAGCATCTGCTGAGCTGAGAAGAGTCCAAGCAGAGTTAGATAAAGTAAAATCAGACGCAAGTGGAGCGAGGGAAGAAGCAGAACGATATGCGGCACGTTATGGAAAGTATCACGATACTAAAGAGGAACATGAAAGAACTAAGTTGGAGGTGGAACGACTTCGCACACGGCTAGAGAAGACAACTCTAGAGCTGGAGCGAGCGCGGAAAGCCGAGGAGGAAGCAACCCGTCTGCGCTCGGAGCTTGAACGCGTCGAAGGCCTCCGAGGTAAATACCAATTCGAACAGGATAAATGGAGTACAGAAATAAATCGACTACAGGCTGAGCTAGATAAACATCGCGAGCGCTACGAGGCTTCGCAAGCAGAAATCCAACGTCTTCAAAGTGAAAAGGAGCAAGCAGAAACTAAATTCCATGAACTTAATATACAACTTGAACTTTCTAAGACTGAACTTACTAAGCTTAATGCGGCAATGGAGAAGCAACGGGCGGATCTTGAAAGAGCTCATATTGAGTGCGAGAAGTTTAGGGATCGGTGTGAGAAACTTAAGTTGCGTTCAGATCAGCTGGATAAAGATAACGAAAGGCTTAAGGGTGAACTACAACAGATCGAAAGGATGAAACTACAAGCTGTTGCTGGTGATAAAGCGAGGACAGAAGACAGACTTGAAATTGAACGTCTTCGTGATAAATTGGAAAAAGCTATTCAAGCCAGAGACGCGACTGAAATGGAAGCTGGTCGTCTAGCAAAAGAACTTGAAAAGTTCCAGGTGCATCTCGCTAAATACCAAGAAACGAATGAGACTACGCGAGTAGAGTATGACAGAATGACTAACGAATTGGGAAGAATGCACGAACGACTCGAGAGAACTATTTTAGAAATGCGTCAAGTAGAACAGGAAAGAGATGCGTTAAGAGCTGAAATACAGAACATGAGACGTAATGTGGAACAGCAACAGCGAACACTGGACCATAGAACCCAGGATACATTAGTAAAATTACAACAAGAATTAGCTCAATCGGTGCGAGATCGAGAAAAAATGGCATCTATACTAGAGCAAAGAGATAAGCAAGCAGATGCTATAGAAAAGCAGATAGTGAAACTAGAGGCAGACACAAAGCAGTTAACTATTGAACGTGATCAATTGGTAGCACAATTAGAAAAGTCACAGGATATGCTTGTTAACTTCCAAAGAGAACTAAATGCATCAGAGACTGAACTTCAGAAGCAACGGGAAGAAGTGCGTAGGTTGAAAGAGGAACAAAGAAAGATAGCGCAGGACTCGGAGCGTGGTGCTAAATCAGTTATCGAGAATAGAGATAGAGAAATTGCGAAACTTCAACAACAAATGCAATCTGTTACTAAAGAGAAAGATGCTCTACGACAAAGGGCAGAAAAAGCCGAGAAAGATGCTCAGAAAGCTGGAGAAATTGAAAAGTGGAGAATGGCTGTTGAATCAGAAAAGACAAAAGCGATTGCAGCGGAGAAAGCGTTATCAGAATGCCAGCAACGTTTACAATCTTTGGAAAAACAATACCACGCGCAACAACAGCAATTGCAGCAGCTTCAAGCGCGCGGACCGTCCGACGTGCGCGAGGTTCAGAAGCAGCTTGAAGCGGCGCAAGCGGAGGCGCGGTCGCTCGCTGTGGAAAGGGAGCGTTGCCAGTCGCAGCTCGAGATGCTCGTTCAGGAATTGGAGAAGAGCCAG CTCGATCTCCGAGAAGCGAACAAGAAACTCCAACAAGTTGGCAGCCAGAACGCCAAAGCTGGGGAAGATACCGCTCAAGCTAGAAAACACCTGCAAGAAGAATTCAAGAAACTAGAAGACGCGAGAAAACAGTTTGAAGAGAATAGAAGAATGGTTGAAAATAAGCGAAAAGACATAGAAGAAAAGGAGAAATCGCTGATGGAGTTAGACCGACAGTTAAAGAAACGAAAAGAGCAAATGGACCAAATGGAAGCATCTTTGAGGAAG GCTGGTGGCAGTGCAGCGGCGGTTACCGACCTGAACCGAAAGCTGGGGGATACGCAGAAGGAGGCTGACCAGCTGAAGCAGCAGCTGAAGACTAGTGAGGAGGAGTCCAAACGACTCGCGGCTGAAACCGAGCGGCTGTTGCAACTCGTGCAGATGTCACAAGAGGAACAGGCGCAGAAAGAGAAACAGATCATGGATTTGCAACA GTCTATACGGAACCTCCAAGCCAAACTCAAAAGTCAGCAACAAGCACAAGCACAAAGAGAAGAG GCCGGTCCCGCAGGCTTCCTCAAAAGCTTTTTCTAA